In Funiculus sociatus GB2-C1, the following proteins share a genomic window:
- a CDS encoding DUF3747 domain-containing protein — MTLTSSSSKRLLRWSIAAIATVVSTLNVVNPSHAATFDQKEVEQSKFIAVAAPYGTNSHQLLILEQISDKQQCWSENGASPVIVDPLLVNFDFSGICGRSTDSNGYSIRMAGTDLGLKYSFNIVKSGNDFVLVGKNLSDRNAPVIEIGRANGINNGFVKINLDPAWRFAKRSFNGKTLGHVYLTSDQAPPPGFGDIATPPSGTSSFRDIATDVYAREIEQAVSLGFVAGFKEDNTFRPQVALTREQLVSMVLESLTKLPSANVTIPTQASSRPYPDVDATRWSAAKIQWARDNKIVSGYQDGSFKPTQPVTRAELLAVLRRAAEFGKNMRGLPTELAVKNSAKTFSDTEKHWAASLVNQMSSYCNVASPVNETGSKFEPNSATRRNYAAAATLRMLNCVKSE; from the coding sequence ATGACTTTGACTTCAAGCTCCTCCAAGCGTCTACTTCGGTGGTCAATTGCAGCCATAGCCACCGTAGTCTCAACACTAAATGTCGTAAACCCCAGCCACGCTGCCACTTTTGATCAAAAAGAAGTTGAACAATCTAAATTTATTGCCGTAGCCGCACCTTATGGCACAAATAGTCATCAACTATTGATTTTGGAACAGATATCAGACAAGCAGCAGTGCTGGAGCGAAAACGGAGCCAGCCCCGTCATAGTAGATCCGCTACTTGTGAACTTTGACTTCAGTGGCATTTGCGGACGCAGTACGGACAGCAACGGCTATTCTATCCGGATGGCGGGTACAGATTTGGGACTGAAGTACAGCTTCAACATCGTCAAAAGCGGTAATGACTTTGTGCTAGTTGGGAAAAATTTGAGCGATCGCAACGCTCCGGTCATCGAAATCGGTAGAGCCAACGGCATCAACAACGGCTTCGTGAAAATCAATCTCGATCCGGCTTGGCGGTTTGCCAAAAGAAGCTTCAACGGTAAAACACTAGGTCACGTCTATCTTACTAGCGACCAAGCACCACCCCCCGGATTTGGCGATATTGCCACACCTCCAAGCGGAACCTCTTCCTTCCGAGACATCGCCACAGATGTCTATGCTAGAGAAATTGAACAAGCAGTATCCCTTGGATTCGTCGCCGGGTTCAAAGAAGACAATACCTTCCGTCCCCAAGTCGCTTTAACTAGAGAACAACTGGTATCTATGGTATTGGAATCATTAACCAAGCTACCGAGTGCTAACGTCACAATTCCCACCCAAGCATCATCCCGACCATATCCCGATGTCGATGCTACGCGCTGGAGTGCTGCTAAAATTCAATGGGCGCGGGATAACAAAATTGTCAGTGGCTATCAAGACGGCTCATTTAAACCCACCCAACCAGTCACCAGAGCCGAACTATTAGCAGTATTGCGACGTGCTGCGGAATTTGGGAAAAATATGCGCGGACTCCCCACAGAGCTTGCTGTCAAGAACTCAGCTAAAACCTTCTCAGACACAGAAAAACACTGGGCAGCATCACTGGTTAACCAAATGTCTTCTTATTGTAATGTTGCCTCCCCAGTAAATGAAACTGGCAGCAAGTTTGAGCCAAACTCTGCCACTCGTCGCAACTACGCCGCCGCCGCCACTTTGCGAATGCTTAACTGCGTTAAATCGGAATAA
- a CDS encoding PAS domain S-box protein: MNQRTIGSGSRLGASHELPLRMDRGSPRSGVFSIANQLRYGLVLLVVLALLITSGMLISLSFQAQIEQVEVAQQERSLVAAGEINAYLDDLQRKLSYLARVQGLTDFSPEIQQTLLEALTRHNSAYEKVAIFNKNGEVVSEYSPYDDSKFSHPDDYRSFGRAFKQKEDIVSPVRMDAATKLPVVTLALPIRNQQDLVDGVLMARINLNFLWFIVSQIDVGKTGYTYVIDNRKYLIAEKGIAPNNYKLHDISNYTFIKKLTKLKGAKTLKNYQGLKGVEVVGAIAPIRSVRWKVVVELPTAEAYAPVQRMLFVMGIALSVAMLLAAELGWFFSRQIVSPLQRLTQAAAKISAGNLDTQVTVNRHNEMGVLATTFNEMTAQLRGLIKELRKERNFVSAILDTAGALMIVVDRQGRIIRFNTACEEITNYSFAEVKDQPFWDIFLIPEEAKSIKDIFDQLHTGKFPKTYDNYWTTRDGTRRLISWSTTVLLDADSSIKYMIGTGIDITERKRAEEALLLSEEKFSKAFLSSPDSIAISTIKDGRYVEINESLLRTTGYTREELIGHTAIELNIWNNPEDRLKMIDMLQEAGNIRNLECEFRKKSGEVAIGLLSAEIINFGDELCVLAVVNDITERKAADAQLRDALERDRLLGVIALRIRQSLDLQQILDTTVSEVRNFLSADRVFISRIYDDFQVVAESVIPPWRPIQEWTPKNEEHYQAIRKVFENKSVHVVKDTSQIEISSVVAEDFNNYQIRAFLAVPIILDEEPWGLLIVDQCTSPRDWQQSEIDLLSSLGTQVTIAIKQAKLYQEVQDLNARLERKVEERTAQLSQKMQELKELNELKDEFLHAVSHDLRTPIMGMSLVVNNLLNKSGETIPISRSILERMIQSSDRQLSLINSLLETHSSEVRGVILNYQLVQLGQLTSAIAQDMEPLLLKNQATLNNLVPASLPGVTADPLQLRRVFENLLTNALNHNPPGLILTLQATVEEEMVHCTVADNGVGMNPEACDHLFERYVRGSRARSTGIGLGLYLCRQIITAHGGQIGAISAPGAGATFWFTLPLFASPTEEVGN; encoded by the coding sequence ATGAACCAACGAACTATAGGTAGTGGTTCACGGCTAGGGGCAAGTCATGAATTGCCTCTAAGAATGGATAGAGGTTCGCCACGTTCTGGTGTGTTTTCTATTGCCAATCAACTTAGATATGGTTTGGTACTGCTAGTAGTTTTAGCTTTATTAATCACATCAGGAATGTTAATTTCTTTGAGCTTCCAGGCTCAAATAGAACAGGTAGAAGTCGCCCAGCAAGAGCGAAGTTTGGTTGCTGCTGGCGAGATTAATGCTTACTTGGATGACTTGCAGCGTAAACTGAGTTACCTTGCTAGAGTGCAAGGCTTGACGGATTTTTCACCGGAAATTCAGCAAACTTTGTTGGAAGCGCTGACGCGCCATAATAGTGCTTATGAAAAAGTGGCGATTTTCAATAAAAATGGTGAGGTTGTTTCTGAGTATTCTCCTTATGATGATTCAAAATTCTCTCACCCGGATGATTACCGCTCATTTGGGCGAGCTTTTAAACAAAAAGAAGACATTGTTAGCCCAGTTAGAATGGACGCTGCTACAAAACTTCCAGTTGTTACCTTAGCGTTACCAATTCGCAACCAGCAGGATCTAGTAGATGGCGTTTTGATGGCGCGGATTAATTTAAACTTTCTCTGGTTTATTGTATCTCAAATTGATGTTGGTAAAACTGGTTACACTTATGTAATTGATAACCGCAAGTATTTAATTGCTGAAAAAGGGATAGCACCTAATAATTATAAGTTACACGACATTTCAAACTACACTTTTATCAAAAAATTAACAAAATTGAAGGGTGCGAAAACTCTAAAGAATTATCAGGGGTTGAAAGGGGTGGAAGTGGTGGGTGCGATCGCGCCCATTCGCAGTGTACGCTGGAAGGTGGTGGTAGAACTTCCTACGGCTGAAGCTTACGCTCCTGTGCAGAGAATGCTTTTCGTGATGGGTATAGCCTTGAGCGTGGCGATGCTGCTTGCGGCTGAGTTAGGTTGGTTCTTCTCTCGGCAAATTGTATCACCTTTGCAGCGTTTGACGCAGGCAGCAGCCAAAATTAGCGCGGGAAATTTGGATACCCAGGTGACAGTTAACCGCCACAACGAAATGGGAGTATTAGCAACAACTTTTAATGAAATGACAGCTCAGCTGCGCGGACTGATTAAAGAGTTGCGTAAGGAGCGAAATTTCGTTTCCGCAATTTTGGATACAGCGGGTGCTTTGATGATTGTGGTTGATAGACAAGGGCGAATTATTCGGTTTAATACAGCTTGTGAAGAAATAACTAATTACTCGTTTGCAGAGGTAAAAGATCAGCCTTTTTGGGATATTTTTCTAATTCCAGAGGAAGCAAAATCTATTAAAGATATTTTCGATCAGTTGCACACTGGTAAGTTTCCCAAAACCTATGATAATTATTGGACTACAAGGGATGGAACGCGGCGGCTAATTAGTTGGTCAACTACTGTTCTACTCGATGCTGATAGTTCGATTAAGTATATGATTGGCACCGGAATTGACATTACTGAACGTAAACGTGCGGAAGAGGCGTTGTTACTTTCAGAAGAAAAGTTTTCTAAAGCTTTTCTTTCTAGTCCGGATTCGATTGCTATCAGTACGATCAAAGATGGACGTTATGTAGAAATTAATGAAAGTCTTTTACGAACGACTGGTTACACTCGTGAAGAGCTAATTGGACATACCGCCATTGAATTAAATATATGGAACAATCCGGAAGACCGTCTTAAGATGATAGATATGTTGCAAGAGGCGGGAAATATTCGCAATTTAGAATGTGAGTTTCGCAAAAAGTCTGGTGAGGTGGCTATAGGATTACTCTCAGCAGAAATTATTAATTTTGGCGATGAATTATGCGTGTTGGCTGTTGTTAACGACATCACCGAACGCAAAGCTGCGGACGCGCAACTACGCGACGCTTTAGAACGCGATCGCTTACTTGGTGTCATTGCTCTGCGGATTCGTCAATCCCTCGATCTCCAGCAAATTTTAGATACTACTGTCAGCGAAGTCCGAAATTTTCTTTCAGCAGATCGGGTTTTTATCAGTCGTATCTATGACGATTTTCAGGTTGTTGCTGAGTCGGTTATTCCGCCGTGGCGACCTATTCAAGAATGGACTCCCAAAAATGAAGAACATTATCAAGCAATTAGGAAAGTTTTTGAAAATAAATCTGTCCATGTTGTCAAAGATACCTCTCAAATAGAGATTTCTTCAGTTGTTGCAGAGGATTTCAATAATTATCAAATTAGAGCTTTCTTGGCTGTACCAATTATTCTGGATGAGGAACCTTGGGGACTGTTGATAGTCGATCAGTGTACGTCACCGCGTGATTGGCAGCAATCTGAAATTGATTTGCTATCATCATTGGGAACGCAAGTGACTATAGCTATTAAACAAGCAAAACTCTACCAAGAGGTACAGGACTTAAATGCTCGGTTAGAACGTAAAGTGGAGGAACGTACTGCTCAACTTTCTCAAAAAATGCAGGAACTCAAAGAGCTAAATGAACTCAAAGATGAGTTTTTACACGCAGTTTCTCACGATTTGCGTACCCCGATTATGGGTATGTCTTTAGTGGTAAATAATTTATTAAATAAATCAGGGGAAACAATCCCGATTTCTCGCTCAATTTTAGAGCGAATGATCCAGAGTAGCGATCGCCAACTGAGTTTGATTAACTCTCTCCTCGAAACCCACTCCAGCGAAGTTCGAGGCGTTATCCTCAATTACCAGCTAGTACAACTGGGTCAGCTAACTTCAGCGATCGCTCAAGATATGGAACCACTGCTCCTGAAAAATCAAGCTACCCTGAACAACTTAGTTCCAGCTTCTTTACCAGGCGTGACAGCAGATCCATTGCAGCTGAGACGAGTATTTGAAAATCTGCTCACCAATGCCCTAAATCATAACCCGCCCGGACTTATTCTCACCCTGCAAGCCACAGTTGAGGAAGAAATGGTTCATTGCACCGTTGCGGATAACGGCGTGGGAATGAACCCCGAAGCGTGCGATCACCTGTTCGAGCGTTATGTTCGCGGTTCCCGCGCCCGTTCAACTGGCATCGGTCTAGGGTTATATCTTTGTCGGCAAATCATCACAGCTCATGGCGGACAAATTGGTGCTATTAGCGCCCCCGGAGCCGGAGCAACTTTTTGGTTCACATTACCCCTGTTCGCGTCTCCTACTGAAGAAGTAGGTAATTAG
- the pth gene encoding aminoacyl-tRNA hydrolase encodes MNNRQMTADNPDATPALVIPQLIVGLGNPEPKYDKTRHNIGFDAVDVLARSWQIPLSENRKFQAQFGEGRGLHGDKIRLLKPLTYMNLSGQAIRACVDWYKIPPESVLVIYDDMDLPLGKIRLRLSGSAGGHNGMKSAIAHLGSQDFPRLRIGIGKTKAEQDTVAHVLGKFSSAENQVLSDVLQLVTQSVEVSLKQGVEKAMSLFNNRSVIPNSP; translated from the coding sequence ATGAACAATAGACAAATGACCGCTGATAACCCAGATGCAACACCCGCTTTAGTAATTCCCCAGTTGATTGTTGGTTTGGGGAATCCAGAACCTAAGTATGACAAAACGCGGCACAACATTGGTTTTGATGCGGTTGATGTCCTGGCCCGTTCTTGGCAAATTCCTTTGAGTGAAAATCGCAAGTTCCAGGCGCAGTTTGGCGAAGGGCGCGGATTACACGGAGACAAGATAAGATTACTTAAGCCCCTCACTTACATGAATCTCTCAGGACAGGCAATTCGCGCTTGTGTTGATTGGTATAAGATTCCCCCAGAGTCGGTGCTGGTGATTTACGACGATATGGATTTACCTCTAGGGAAGATTCGCCTGCGCCTTTCGGGTTCGGCTGGCGGACACAACGGGATGAAGTCAGCGATCGCCCATCTCGGTAGTCAAGATTTCCCCCGTCTGCGGATCGGTATTGGCAAAACCAAAGCAGAACAGGACACGGTTGCTCACGTCCTGGGTAAATTTTCCTCTGCTGAAAATCAAGTTTTGTCTGATGTCCTGCAACTGGTAACTCAGTCAGTGGAAGTAAGCCTCAAGCAAGGGGTTGAGAAGGCTATGAGTCTTTTCAATAACCGCTCTGTTATCCCCAATTCGCCTTAG
- a CDS encoding sensor histidine kinase, whose protein sequence is MFKKKVVTNETAPLAAHLSLIKCYRENMISNLEYLQALRNCCRNEAAFEELKHLLTLAGQSIEEIAIPNQLHEPSANNLTPPPAPLSACLEGLGARCFNDGLTGLDISVPSTQINTDFQSQNVAHSWDFLPTEASISQSVPELNKIAANKLGIIFKLIERNDNSRWLLFAHASCEELLELTSHSARSNLILFRNLVHPEDRESYEQSLIDSADNLQPWIWEGRVITKSGKLKWLQGATRPIVQANGDIFWNGLLIDITERKASEEALLLSEEKFSIAFRHSPDCISITTFKEGRYLEVNDNFLELSGYLREEVIGHTVAEINAWVNPEERIKMQQMLLEQGAVHNLECQFRKKCGEVVAALLSAELVNINGESSVLAVVTDITERKAAEALVRVAAERDRLLYEIALKIRRSLDLNEILNTTVAEVRQFLQADRVFISYFDEDGHARAVAESVDPNFNSILGWVTDDMAFKEVKEIFGGNSIRVINDTTPINKSPFLAEYYHRCQVKAGIGVPIMLGEKLFGLLIANQCSAPREWQQFEIDLIDQLGIQVAIAIQQSSLFQQVQTLNTNLERQVEERTNQLQQKMQELQELNRIKDVVLHTISHDLRTSVQGTVMVFKNLLCSPEEKLTISRSIVERMIQGNERQLCMINSLLESNSTEVQGVVIQRNFVQLNTILPAILIDLEPLLAQNQATLTNLVNWDLPLVMADPTQLQRVLETLFTTTLKHNPPGLNLTLKATVEHQTIRCTLEDDGVGMSQLECDRLFDLYVRDPQSRCSTGTGLKLHLCRQIITAHGGQIGVTSRPNRGTTFWFTLPLATLERQGI, encoded by the coding sequence ATGTTTAAAAAAAAAGTTGTGACTAATGAAACTGCGCCACTTGCTGCTCATCTGTCACTCATTAAATGCTATCGAGAAAATATGATTTCTAATTTAGAGTATTTACAAGCTTTACGGAATTGTTGCCGAAATGAAGCTGCTTTTGAAGAACTTAAACACCTCCTAACTTTGGCTGGGCAAAGTATTGAGGAAATAGCTATACCAAATCAGCTTCATGAACCATCTGCGAACAACCTCACCCCGCCTCCGGCTCCCCTCTCCGCTTGTCTAGAGGGACTGGGGGCGCGGTGTTTTAATGATGGGCTAACCGGGCTAGATATCAGTGTGCCATCAACACAAATTAATACAGATTTTCAGTCACAAAATGTTGCTCATTCTTGGGATTTTCTCCCAACAGAAGCCTCAATCTCCCAATCTGTCCCAGAATTAAACAAAATTGCCGCCAACAAGCTCGGAATAATTTTTAAACTTATAGAGCGTAACGATAACTCTCGATGGTTACTATTTGCCCATGCAAGCTGTGAAGAATTATTAGAATTAACGTCCCATTCAGCTCGCTCTAACCTAATTTTGTTTAGGAATCTGGTTCACCCTGAAGATCGGGAATCTTATGAACAATCGCTGATTGATTCGGCGGATAACTTACAGCCGTGGATTTGGGAAGGTCGGGTAATTACCAAATCAGGTAAGTTGAAATGGTTGCAAGGCGCTACCCGCCCTATTGTGCAGGCGAATGGCGATATATTTTGGAATGGTTTGCTGATAGATATTACCGAGCGGAAAGCGTCGGAAGAAGCGCTTTTGCTCTCAGAAGAAAAATTTTCTATAGCCTTTCGTCATAGTCCTGATTGTATCAGTATTACTACATTTAAAGAGGGACGCTATCTGGAGGTTAATGATAACTTTCTGGAGCTTAGTGGTTATCTTCGGGAAGAGGTAATTGGGCATACTGTAGCTGAGATAAATGCCTGGGTAAATCCAGAAGAACGTATAAAAATGCAACAAATGTTGCTAGAACAAGGTGCAGTTCACAACCTAGAATGTCAGTTTCGCAAAAAGTGTGGCGAAGTTGTAGCAGCCCTCTTGTCAGCAGAACTTGTTAATATTAACGGCGAGTCATCCGTGCTTGCTGTAGTTACTGATATAACTGAGCGCAAAGCTGCTGAAGCTCTGGTTAGAGTCGCAGCCGAGCGCGATCGCTTACTTTATGAGATTGCTTTAAAAATTAGGCGATCGCTGGATCTAAATGAAATTCTGAACACTACTGTAGCGGAAGTCCGACAATTTTTGCAAGCTGATCGCGTCTTCATCAGTTACTTTGATGAAGATGGACACGCACGAGCCGTAGCCGAATCTGTAGATCCCAATTTTAATTCAATTTTGGGATGGGTTACGGATGACATGGCTTTTAAGGAAGTTAAGGAAATTTTTGGTGGCAATTCCATTCGAGTTATCAACGATACAACCCCAATAAACAAATCTCCCTTTTTAGCAGAATACTATCACCGCTGTCAAGTAAAAGCTGGTATTGGTGTACCGATTATGCTAGGTGAAAAACTGTTTGGGTTATTGATTGCCAATCAATGCTCTGCACCTCGTGAATGGCAGCAATTTGAAATTGATTTGATAGATCAACTGGGAATTCAGGTAGCGATCGCTATTCAGCAATCTTCTCTTTTCCAACAAGTACAAACCCTCAATACTAATCTGGAACGCCAAGTAGAAGAACGCACTAATCAGTTACAGCAAAAAATGCAGGAATTGCAAGAGCTAAACCGCATTAAAGATGTTGTTTTACATACAATTTCTCACGACCTCCGCACATCTGTCCAAGGAACTGTAATGGTTTTCAAAAACTTGCTTTGTTCGCCGGAAGAGAAATTAACCATTTCTCGCTCTATTGTAGAACGAATGATTCAAGGCAACGAGCGCCAACTATGTATGATTAACTCCTTGCTTGAAAGCAATTCTACGGAAGTTCAGGGAGTTGTAATTCAGCGAAATTTTGTCCAGTTAAATACAATTTTACCAGCAATTCTCATAGACTTAGAACCACTGCTGGCGCAAAACCAAGCAACTCTGACCAATTTGGTAAATTGGGATTTACCATTAGTTATGGCAGATCCAACTCAGCTACAGCGAGTTTTAGAAACCCTCTTCACTACCACCTTAAAACACAACCCACCGGGACTGAATCTGACTCTCAAAGCTACAGTAGAGCATCAGACAATCCGCTGCACCCTGGAAGATGACGGTGTAGGGATGAGTCAGCTAGAGTGCGATCGCTTATTCGATCTCTACGTGCGCGATCCCCAATCTCGCTGCTCAACAGGCACTGGTTTAAAACTACATCTGTGTCGGCAAATTATTACTGCTCACGGTGGACAAATTGGCGTAACAAGTCGCCCAAATAGGGGGACAACTTTCTGGTTCACCTTACCCTTGGCAACCCTAGAACGACAAGGCATTTAG
- a CDS encoding UDP-N-acetylmuramoyl-tripeptide--D-alanyl-D-alanine ligase, producing MSFHVLLSQLAEIIAAGSVNLSDDLLTADVAGITTDTRTLKAGEVFVALRGENFDGHEFVETAFRKGAIAVITDYKMPGAIPQLHVKDTLTAYQEIARWWRSQFKIPVIGITGSCGKTTTKELVSAVLSSTKGNTHKTLFNYNNEIGVPKTLLKMSPIHDYAVIEMAMRAKGEIALLTQIACPTIGVITNVGTAHIGRLGSKEAIAQAKCELLAEMPSSSIAVLNHDDRRLMETAAGVWQGQTITYGLEGGDVRGELIDNETLLVEGMRLPLPLPGRHNASNFLAALAVAKILQLDWTPFKAGLAVNLPSGRAQRYNLPNDVVILDETYNAGLESMLAALQLLAETPGKRHIAVLGTMKELGEQSPEFHFAVGEAARKLNLDALLILVDDKEAEAIALGAAPLPAECFTTHQAIVERLKEMVEESDRILFKASHSVALDRVVNQFCAEFTA from the coding sequence ATGTCTTTTCACGTCCTCCTCTCGCAACTGGCTGAAATTATAGCGGCAGGTTCAGTAAACTTATCTGACGATCTCTTAACGGCAGATGTTGCAGGGATTACAACCGACACACGCACTCTAAAGGCGGGAGAAGTGTTTGTGGCACTGCGTGGAGAGAACTTTGATGGACATGAATTTGTGGAAACTGCCTTTAGAAAAGGTGCGATTGCTGTCATTACAGACTACAAAATGCCAGGGGCTATTCCGCAATTACACGTAAAAGACACGTTGACAGCATATCAGGAGATAGCTCGGTGGTGGCGATCGCAATTTAAAATACCAGTAATTGGCATAACTGGCTCCTGCGGTAAAACTACTACTAAAGAATTAGTTTCGGCAGTTTTGTCCTCTACCAAAGGGAATACTCATAAAACTTTATTCAATTACAACAATGAAATTGGTGTTCCCAAAACTTTGTTAAAAATGTCACCGATTCATGACTATGCCGTAATTGAAATGGCAATGCGGGCAAAAGGTGAAATTGCGCTGTTAACACAGATTGCGTGTCCGACAATTGGGGTAATTACTAATGTGGGTACAGCCCATATTGGGCGGCTGGGTTCAAAAGAAGCGATCGCACAAGCAAAATGTGAATTACTCGCCGAAATGCCCTCCAGCAGCATCGCTGTTCTTAACCACGATGATCGCCGCCTAATGGAAACAGCCGCCGGGGTTTGGCAAGGGCAAACCATCACCTACGGTTTGGAAGGCGGAGACGTGCGTGGCGAGTTAATTGATAACGAGACATTATTGGTTGAGGGGATGCGGCTACCTTTACCGCTACCGGGGCGACACAATGCGTCTAATTTCCTAGCAGCCTTAGCGGTGGCTAAAATTCTCCAACTAGACTGGACACCGTTTAAGGCTGGTTTGGCGGTTAATTTGCCTTCTGGGAGGGCGCAGCGCTACAATTTGCCCAACGACGTTGTAATTCTTGATGAAACTTACAATGCTGGCTTAGAATCTATGCTGGCAGCGCTGCAATTGTTGGCAGAGACACCGGGGAAAAGGCATATTGCAGTTTTGGGGACGATGAAGGAATTGGGAGAGCAAAGTCCCGAATTTCACTTCGCAGTGGGAGAGGCGGCGCGAAAGCTCAATCTCGACGCTTTGCTGATTTTGGTAGACGATAAAGAAGCAGAAGCGATCGCGCTTGGTGCTGCACCTTTACCAGCAGAGTGCTTTACAACACATCAAGCTATTGTAGAGCGTTTGAAAGAAATGGTAGAAGAAAGCGATCGCATCCTCTTCAAAGCCTCCCATTCCGTAGCACTCGATCGAGTTGTAAATCAGTTTTGTGCTGAATTTACTGCCTAA
- a CDS encoding BMP family protein, giving the protein MTKKIICLLLTLLLVACGTTASDITRTAQVKPGAFKVAAIFPGAVDDKAWNQSGYEGLKLIEKELGAEVAYADSVPGADAEKLFRQYAKKGFDFIIGHGGEYIATAKAVSAKFPRNKFAVMSSDAGNNKNFGALAFRAGELGYLTGVVAALKTKTNKVAYIGGQKYASLEEEATLFERGVKQINPSAEVFIDWVGSWTDADKASRISQKLVAAGVDIITVNADTAYKGVIKVVAENKGVYAIRWNHAIPGLPEQQKPPPKIILTNAMQQVPMVMLEGATLVEQGRWEGKQYKFGLQEEIQDLTPFYGSLTPEQEEFINSLKEDIITGKIDATH; this is encoded by the coding sequence ATGACTAAGAAAATTATTTGTCTGCTTTTAACCTTGCTGCTCGTAGCCTGCGGTACAACTGCAAGCGACATTACACGAACCGCCCAAGTGAAACCGGGTGCTTTTAAGGTAGCGGCGATTTTTCCCGGAGCTGTGGATGACAAAGCTTGGAATCAATCAGGTTATGAAGGATTAAAGCTAATTGAAAAAGAACTTGGCGCTGAGGTGGCTTATGCTGACAGTGTGCCAGGAGCCGATGCTGAAAAACTTTTTCGTCAATATGCTAAAAAAGGTTTTGATTTTATCATCGGTCATGGTGGGGAATATATCGCAACAGCTAAAGCTGTATCCGCAAAATTTCCACGCAATAAATTTGCGGTTATGAGTAGTGATGCTGGCAACAATAAAAATTTTGGCGCTTTGGCGTTTCGGGCTGGGGAATTAGGGTATTTAACAGGAGTAGTAGCAGCCCTGAAAACAAAAACTAATAAAGTTGCTTACATTGGCGGTCAAAAATATGCAAGTTTGGAAGAGGAAGCTACCTTATTTGAACGAGGTGTCAAGCAAATTAACCCCTCAGCCGAAGTATTCATCGATTGGGTGGGAAGTTGGACAGATGCAGACAAAGCCAGCCGAATTTCTCAAAAGTTAGTGGCGGCAGGCGTTGATATCATAACGGTCAATGCTGATACTGCTTATAAAGGTGTTATAAAAGTTGTTGCTGAAAATAAAGGGGTTTATGCTATTAGATGGAATCATGCCATTCCTGGGCTTCCAGAGCAACAAAAACCACCCCCAAAAATAATTTTAACTAATGCCATGCAGCAGGTTCCTATGGTAATGCTCGAAGGAGCAACTTTGGTAGAGCAAGGGCGTTGGGAGGGCAAGCAGTATAAATTCGGGTTGCAAGAGGAAATCCAAGATTTGACTCCTTTCTATGGTTCGCTTACGCCAGAACAAGAAGAATTTATAAACTCCCTGAAGGAAGATATTATTACTGGAAAAATCGATGCTACACATTAG
- a CDS encoding RNA recognition motif domain-containing protein — MSIYVGNLSYEVTQDDLTSVFTDYGTVKRVQLPTDHETGRMRGFGFVEMATDPEEEAAIEALDGAEWMGRTLKVNKAKPREDGGGGRPAGSRGGPGGGKFSSRRF, encoded by the coding sequence GTGTCGATATATGTAGGGAACCTATCCTACGAAGTTACGCAAGACGACCTCACATCTGTATTTACAGACTACGGAACCGTTAAACGGGTTCAATTGCCTACGGATCACGAAACAGGGCGGATGCGTGGCTTTGGGTTTGTTGAAATGGCAACAGATCCTGAAGAAGAAGCTGCGATTGAAGCTTTAGATGGAGCAGAATGGATGGGCCGCACCCTGAAAGTGAATAAAGCCAAACCCCGTGAAGATGGGGGCGGCGGCCGTCCTGCGGGAAGCCGGGGCGGCCCAGGGGGCGGAAAATTCTCTTCCCGGCGCTTTTGA
- the rpsU gene encoding 30S ribosomal protein S21 codes for MTQVVLGENEGIESALRRFKRQVSKAGILADARYRRHFETPLEKRKRKATTARRKTRRFR; via the coding sequence ATGACCCAAGTGGTTTTAGGCGAAAATGAAGGAATAGAATCAGCACTGCGGCGCTTTAAGCGGCAAGTCTCCAAAGCGGGAATATTAGCAGATGCAAGGTATCGGCGGCACTTTGAAACTCCCCTAGAGAAGCGTAAGCGCAAGGCAACTACTGCGCGCCGCAAAACAAGACGTTTTCGTTAA